A single window of Aspergillus flavus chromosome 4, complete sequence DNA harbors:
- a CDS encoding putative lanosterol synthase — MNHKFASSNKHALRIKNHLNAQEDIEDGKPPFSACTTDREAWRLVVEKDLGRLKWKYLNTQNERDSRPQDLVSRFFLGLPLAIPDSEATKSPSQSISNGLRFHSRLQVAGRGCWADDLKCIVFVTPMLIMSWYITGAEIDEAYAIELANYLFTIQDPTDGGFPTHIGGKTTLMGTMLIYVALRLMGIPSDEKHLIKARACFLEMGGAVYLPSWAKFWLSLLGLYGWEGTDPYPVELWLLPEWTPISPWRWYNIVRQVYLPMCYLSSKRFTMPSNPLLDEIRTEIFTEPYSSIKFASLQGCVLECERHQPQSRVLRTASWALSNVWNPWLRPRVLAVSAERRALEIIKASDNTFNGTGLISLDCFLNMIVFYCEEGPNSKKLKQSQERTLEYLWFSPQGMQVQSIHGAHTWNTSFALQTLVISGVSDHPDLRGCTEDAYKFLLEQQFLDDWPDSPPCHRPSRLGGWPFTTRYHGSTCSDCTGEALKAILLVESQTNIPRLSTEKNIRLAIDHMLMIQNASGGYSSFEPIRSGPFLEHLNGTELFANVMTEYDYTETTSSCITALSLFRERDSSYRAEEVVNAIDRGVRFIHQNQQIDGGWLASWGIAYTYGAFFAMEALHCANETYENHAVVKRGCDFILDKQKEDGGWGETIESIMKKTYIQAESSHVVQTAWCCMALIYADYPDPEPIRRGIRLIMSRQKPSGEWEQEAGVGAGIFTCQLFYYNYIYSFPIRAIALYTQKYGDDKLL, encoded by the exons ATGAATCACAAGTTCGCGTCATCTAACAAGCACGCCCTCAGGATCAAGAATCACCTAAATGCCCaagaggatatcgaggatgGGAAACCCCCATTCTCGGCCTGCACCACTGATCGCGAGGCATGGCGTCTGGTTGTCGAAAAGGACCTTGGACGTTTGAAGTGGAAATACCTGAACACTCAGAATGAACGAGATTCTAGACCACAGGATTTGGTTTCACGGTTCTTTCTTGGACTTCCTCTG GCAATTCCAGATTCTGAAGCAACAAAGAGCCCATCTCAATCTATCTCCAATGGTCTCCGATTCCATAGCCGTCTCCAGGTCGCTGGACGTGGTTGCTGGGCGGATGACTTGAAATGTATTGTCTTTGTAACTCCGATGCTGATCATGTCTTGGTACATCACTGGTGCTGAGATTGACGAAGCTTATGCCATTGAGTTAGCCAATTATCTTTTCACAATTCAGGACCCAACGGACGGTGGGTTTCCCACGCATATAGGAGGGAAGACCACGCTCATGGGCACCATGTTGATCTATGTTGCTCTGCGCCTAATGGGCATTCCCTCTGATGAGAAGCATCTCATCAAAGCAAGAGCATGCTTCTTGGAAATGGGCGGTGCCGTGTACCTACCCAGCTGGGCGAAGTTCTGGCTCTCTCTTCTTGGCTTGTATGGGTGGGAAGGAACTGACCCCTATCCCGTCGAACTCTG GCTTCTCCCTGAATGGACACCCATCAGTCCATGGAGATGGTATAACATTGTACGCCAGGTTTATTTACCAATGTGCTACCTCTCCAGTAAAAGGTTCACCATGCCATCAAACCCTCTTCTGGACGAAATCAGAACAGAAATATTCACTGAGCCATATTCGTCTATCAAATTTGCTTCTCTGCAGGGATGCGTCCTCGAGTGTGAGCGTCATCAGCCGCAGAGCCGCGTTCTACGCACAGCTAGCTGGGCGTTGTCCAACGTGTGGAATCCATGGCTGCGCCCGAGAGTTCTGGCTGTAAGTGCTGAGCGAAGAGCTTTGGAAATCATCAAGGCGTCAGATAATACTTTCAACGGTACTGGATTGATCAGTCTAGACTGTTTCTTGAATATGATTGTGTTCTATTGCGAGGAAGGGCCCAACTCTAAGAAGCTGAAACAAAGTCAAGAAAGAACTCTTGAATATCTTTGGTTCAGTCCACAGGGGATGCAAGTCCAGAGCATTCATGGTGCACACACTTGGAATACATCTTTCGCCCTTCAAACCCTCGTAATATCAGGGGTTTCAGACCATCCTGACCTGAGAGGTTGCACGGAAGATGCTTACAAATTCCTGCTCGAGCAACAGTTCCTTGATGACTGGCCTGACTCACCTCCGTGCCATCGCCCTAGTCGCTTAGGTGGATGGCCGTTCACCACGAGATATCATGGATCAACTTGTTCAGACTGTACTGGAGAAGCATTGAAGGCAATTTTGCTCGTTGAAAGTCAAACGAACATCCCTCGCCTTAGCACCGAGAAAAACATCCGGCTGGCAATCGATCATATGCTCATGATCCAAAATGCATCTGGAGGATATAGCTCCTTCGAGCCCATTCGCAGTGGCCCTTTCTTGGAACATCTGAATGGGACCGAGCTTTTTGCCAACGTAATGACGGAATACGATTACACCGAAACCACCTCTTCATGCATCACTGCACTGAGCCTCTTCAGAGAACGTGATAGCAGCTACCGAGCAGAGGAGGTGGTGAACGCCATCGACCGTGGTGTTCGCTTTAtccatcaaaatcaacagaTCGATGGAGGCTGGCTTGCGTCCTGGGGGATTGCTTACACTTACGGTGCCTTTTTTGCCATGGAGGCACTTCACTGTGCCAACGAAACATATGAAAACCATGCTGTTGTCAAACGGGGGTGCGACTTTATCCTTGACAAGCAAAAGGAGGACGGCGGATGGGGGGAAACTATTGAG TCCATTATGAAGAAGACTTATATCCAGGCAGAATCTTCCCACGTGGTGCAGACGGCTTGGTGTTGTATGGCACTAATCTACGCCGACTATCCCGATCCTGAGCCGATCAGGCGAGGGATTCGGCTTATAATGAGCCGACAAAAGCCAAGTGGTGAATGGGAGCAGGAAGCAGGTGTGGGAGCAGGCATTTTCACCTG TCAACTATTCTATTACAACTATATCTACTCTTTTCCTATCAGGGCCATTGCTCTGTATACGCAGAAATATGGTGACGATAAGCTTCTCTGA
- a CDS encoding putative mitochondrial protein Fmp29: MRAFPVATFKNVLNTAPPPGLFFGCSLIRRYFHADQHMMHQTLSNVKDTEDDIDALRRFTSGRWLWREQEQVACRYVKFELQELLGIAASVVAAQSCARVLKTSEGQYNKVFLLTMDNGHEIVAKLPNPNAGRPHFTTASEVATMDFLRNGLNLPVPQVYAWSSRATGSPVGAEYILMEKQPGVMLSDVWDSLKGKQRAQLVLQVVDFEKTLAATKFNGFGSLYYKDDLHSSVDTLSLYVDNSGNEVQSTKFAIGPTNHRTFFDFGRGSLDIDRGPWTSVVEFAKAVAKREIATVKSELKYPLMPEGLFYGPRQYQPIAAKKLSTLHNYLKVAPYTLPENSATHASVLWHGDLNLQNIFVDPKEPTRILGIIDWQSVSLFPLFTQATRPAFLEYNGPLPETLGKVRLPENFESLNPVEQQKAKVLHQAQTLHNLYLARSRQINPVVFEAIQGQKTLRHQVSVIPGLTIMDYEPCLNSLLRDIQKEWPSIVGQDSDGASSIPCPLQFSADEVEEQERDVELWAQGVRLMEEFTSDTGCFKHWDGRVNEQDYELSRKQLDEGVERFLQREARNEEEWKEWLEVLPFVD, encoded by the exons ATGAGGGCCTTCCCAGTGGCTACATTTAAAAATGTCCTAAATACTGCGCCGCCTCCCGGTTTGTTCTTCGGTTGTAGCTTGATAAGACGCTATTTCCATGCTGATCAACACATGATGCATCAAACTCTGTCGAATGTGAAAG ATACAGAAGATGACATTGACGCACTCAGGCGGTTTACGTCAGGTCGATGGCTCTGGCGCGAGCAGGAGCAAGTTGCGTGTCGTTACGTTAAGTTCGAGCTCCAAGAGCTCCTGGGCATCGCTGCTTCTGTTGTTGCAGCACAATCCTGCGCTCGAGTTCTGAAAACTTCTGAGGGCCAGTACAATAAAGTCTTTCTACTGACTATGGATAATGGACACGAAATAGTTGCCAAATTACCCAATCCTAACGCCGGTCGACCTCACTTCACAACGGCAAGTGAGGTTGCAACTATGGACTTT TTACGGAATGGTTTGAACTTGCCTGTTCCGCAGGTCTATGCATGGAGCTCCAGAGCAACTGGTAGCCCCGTTGGCGCTGAGTATATTTTAATGGAGAAACAGCCTGGTGTAATGCTCAGCGATGTTTGGGACTCACTGAAAGGAAAGCAGAGAGCCCAGCTTGTGTTGCAAGTTGTTGACTTTGAAAAGACACTTGCCGCGACAAAGTTCAACGGTTTTGGAAGCTTGTACTACAAGGATGATCTTCATTCGAGCGTTGACACATTATCCTTGTATGTTGACAACAGTGGCAATGAGGTACAGAGCACTAAGTTCGCGATTGGACCGACAAATCATCGTACGTTCTTCGACTTTGGAAGAGGGTCATTGGACATTGATCGTGGGCCGT GGACCTCAGTTGTAGAGTTCGCGAAGGCAGTTGCAAAAAGGGAAATCGCGACTGTAAAGAGCGAACTAAAGTATCCATTGATGCCAGAAGGCCTATTCTACGGACCGCGACAATACCAACCCATCGCCGCAAAAAAACTTTCAACACTTCATAATTACCTCAAGGTAGCCCCTTACACCCTTCCGGAGAATTCTGCTACCCACGCATCTGTTCTCTGGCACGGGGATTTGAACTTGCAAAATATATTCGTCGATCCTAAGGAGCCAACTCGGATTCTGGGGATCATTGACTGGCAATCTGTAagcctttttcctctcttcaCCCAGGCCACCCGTCCAGCGTTCTTGGAATACAACGGTCCTCTTCCCGAAACATTAGGCAAGGTCCGTCTACCCGAGAATTTTGAGTCCTTGAACCCAGTGGAACAGCAGAAAGCAAAAGTACTGCACCAAGCACAGACACTACATAATCTCTACCTCGCGCGGTCACGACAAATCAACCCCGTTGTCTTCGAAGCTATTCAGGGCCAAAAGACACTTCGGCATCAAGTCAGTGTTATCCCGGGGTTGACGATAATGGATTATGAGCCATGCCTCAACAGTCTTCTCAGAGACATACAAAAGGAGTGGCCGAGTATTGTCGGGCAAGACTCGGATGGAGCTTCATCAATACCTTGCCCGTTGCAGTTCTCAGCAGATGAAGTTGAGGAGCAGGAGCGAGATGTGGAACTGTGGGCTCAAGGCGTGAGGCTCATGGAGGAGTTTACCAGCGACACGGGGTGCTTTAAGCATTGGGATGGGAGGGTGAATGAA